The Arachidicoccus terrestris genome includes the window TATCGAATTATAGTCGGATAGATTGCAATAGCTGCTTACGCAGCTTGCCTTCTTTACACATGCGTTTTTCCTTCAGTGCATTTTCGGTTTTGATCTACTCCTTCTCCTTAAATGCGGATTTCTCAATAATAAAGTTAGACGGTCGCCCGTTCAAATTTTAAAGGAACTCTAAGATGTATCCAATGAAAAAAGCAGTTATGAACTCTCGTTCATAACTGCTTTTTTCTATGTGACCCCGCAGAGACTCGAACTCTGGGCCCGCTGATTAAGAGAGATCCCAAAAGGGTACTTTTGCATATACATATTTAATAGCTATTTATAGAATAACTGATATTCAATAACCTTAACATTACGTTATTTTAGAAATTGATAGTTGCTGCTGGTTATTCATAAGATATGTGTATCAAAATGTGTATCAACATTTCTATTTTTGAACCATGAAAAATACAATGCTAAATATAAAGGTGGTCCCCGACAAAAGGCGGGAGACAGTACAAGGTAAATATCCATTAAAACTAAGACTTACCTATAAAAGGGAAAGAAAATACTATTCCATCGGCAAAATGGTTTCCGAAGATGAATGGCAATCACTAAATTCAGAAAAAGCCAAGGGTAAATTAAGAAACCTCCGGAACGAATTGACGCAAATAGAAGTAATGGCTCAAGAGACGGCAGTTAAAATAGTTCCATTTTCCTTTATCCTATTTGAGCGGCAATATTTCCAAAGCCCTCAGGTTGCTGACCTCAATACGGTCCTGGTCGACAGCTACAATGAATACATAGAAGGTCTCATTAAAAACCAGCAGATCAAAACAGCCAAAAGCTATTCGAACTCATTCAAATCGTTAAACGCTTATAAGCCCAACCTAACTATATTCGACATCACAGTTGAATTCCTCCAGCAATATGAAATTTGGATGCTTAGCAACAAAAAATCAAGGACAACTATAGGCATCTACACCAGATGTTTACGGACCATTATGAATGTTTTAAAATCGGAAAGCATAATTACTGAACAAGCCTACCCCTTTGGCAGGAAAAAATACATGATACCAAAGGGCAACAATACTAAAAAAGCTCTAAGTATTGAACAGATAAAGGCCATTTTCAATTACGAAGTACCAGCTGGTGAGCACTACTACTATCAACGACGGTCCAAAGATTTTTGGATTTTCTCATACCTAGCAAGCGGCATGAACTTCAATGATATAGCAAAACTAAAATGGGAAAATTTTGACCAATCATCATTTACCTTTCTCAGATCAAAAACAATAAGAACAAACAAGGCTAATCCGCACCCGATAACCGTACTGCTTAATGAACAACTAAATAGAATTATTAAATCATGGTCAACAGACCCTAATACTAGTAAAAAAGATGACTATGTATTCAATATCATCCATAAAACCGATTCTCAAGACCAAATAGCGACCAAGATCGATCAATTCATTAAAGTAACCAACCGTTGGATGAATCAAATCGGGAAAAAATTAAAAATTGAAGCACCAATTACCACATATGTGGCCCGCCACTCATTCGCAACAATAACAATAACAAATGGCAATGCCCCTATAGAATTCGTGAGCCAGTGCCTTGGCCATGCCAGTATATTAACAACCCAGCATTACTTTGCCGGTTTCAATACACAAAAACAAGCAGAATATAGCAAAGCACTATTAAATTTCTAATATTACAAAACGAAAAATATGTCAATCATCATAAAAGACAAACTAATGGAATCAGATAACTATAAAATTGCGGAATTCTTACATGCATCATTAGGTGAATTATTACGTATAAGCCTTCTCG containing:
- a CDS encoding site-specific integrase translates to MKNTMLNIKVVPDKRRETVQGKYPLKLRLTYKRERKYYSIGKMVSEDEWQSLNSEKAKGKLRNLRNELTQIEVMAQETAVKIVPFSFILFERQYFQSPQVADLNTVLVDSYNEYIEGLIKNQQIKTAKSYSNSFKSLNAYKPNLTIFDITVEFLQQYEIWMLSNKKSRTTIGIYTRCLRTIMNVLKSESIITEQAYPFGRKKYMIPKGNNTKKALSIEQIKAIFNYEVPAGEHYYYQRRSKDFWIFSYLASGMNFNDIAKLKWENFDQSSFTFLRSKTIRTNKANPHPITVLLNEQLNRIIKSWSTDPNTSKKDDYVFNIIHKTDSQDQIATKIDQFIKVTNRWMNQIGKKLKIEAPITTYVARHSFATITITNGNAPIEFVSQCLGHASILTTQHYFAGFNTQKQAEYSKALLNF